tgAGAACAAACAACTACATTAGAAAGTATGTATTTATGTCATGAAGTCACACTAATTTTTTTGTGCTCGTAACTAAAATTTAGATGCCTTTAAGAAAAAGGGTAgcctaaaaaataaattaagactATGTCCTACAATTTTAAATATCTGTAGGCTATCTTATTATCTGGCACACATTTTCTATGCAACACAGGCTGTAATCTTCTTTAGGGGCGTAGGTATTGTTTCAAATTTTAGGGGGAAACATATGAAGTGGGGTTTTGGGGTCCTCATcaggaaattttgagcatcagagactaattttctgcattttggtaaatttttctgcaccaatttgtgccttttttcatcaatttataatggaaatttatttttcttatttttctatttttatttctttatttatatttttggggGAGGGTGGGGGTAAATGCACAAGTTCACAAAATCCACACATATGATCTAATTTTTGTCCCTGTCCAGAATTCTAACACTAAATCTTGGCTCCGTTTTTGTCATGACATGAAAGTAActatttcaaattattttttggtcattttttttgctttgaaatAGGGAGCCATGTTCATAATAATGCTGCACATCACACACTTTTAGGctgatgtctttttttccttgaGTCCAAATGCTCATTGGAGCTACATGTGGAAACTTTCTCTTGTTACTTCTGACTCATTCTCAGACATCAGTATTAAATTTACACACAATCCACTTTGACCCACTGAAAGTAAAAAATCATCCACTTTGCATCACCAGGTGGTGGTTTATTAAATTTATGACACTGTTTACACCCCACATAAAGCATTATTTTAGTCTCCCACCACATTTTTCACACCACAACACGGACACGTCGTCATCACCGTGACGTCAATACATTTACAACCCAGAAATtgcgagagagaaaagagagagagagagagagagagaaagaaagagagacttCACATACACCTTGTCGTTTAATCAAAGGTAGGCCTGCTCAGTAAAATGTCCGGTGTGAGTCAGCGCAGTCGCTGCTCGGGTCCTTCTCACGGCCGCATTGCACATAAATATATTCCGTTAAATAAAGCAGAGAGCACGTCAACACcccgtgcatgtgtgtgtgtgtgtgagagagagagagagagtgtgtgtgtgtgtgtgtgtgtgtgtgtgtgtgtgtgtgtggtggttttAATGGGAGGTGTTTGGAGAGAAAGGGGAGAAATGGTTCCGCCTATCCCGGTCCTGTTTCCCCTCTGCAGGAAGAGAGACTCCGCCGGTCTCCGTTCATTATCTAAGCAGTGGTATATTCGCTCAGTGGAAACGTAGGGCCCTACACATCTGGCAGAACAGAACCTGAGAGCTTTTATAGACCACTCTTTAATTCGGCATACATCCCATCCACCAAACAGCACCTATTTCATTAGACTGGGCTGGTTGCAGTGTTTCCTGTTGATTCAAATGTACGATGGATTTTATCAAACCTATCCAACCCAGCTGCTGTGACGCACATCCAAGCTTATAGACTGTATTTTAAATGAGCCTGTCCTAAAGTTTCCACTGACATCAAATATGTTGAATTATAGGGGAATGATGATTGATAAAACATGCGGGATATTTCCATTTGGCGACCCCCTTCTTTTGGTTAAAATTTTCATGAGGGATTTTTTCTCGGGGTACAATTTAAGGAGGACATCAGGGGTCGCTGATGAAAGGTGTGGGGAGTTATAAATCTGAAATCATGCTCTACCAGGAACTCCAACTTTCTTCGTGTCTCACCAACATGAACGGAGCTACACAAGCGTCCACCGTTCTCGATCCAGGTCCAGAGAGGTCACGATGATGACGATGAGCGCCGGTACAGTTCATCAGAGCGCGCCATGACTGTCCCATCACTCTCccggaggagctggaggagggaCAGGGTGCTGTCAGGACGGAGGGAgtgagggaaggagggaaggagggaaggaggcgCTACTGTTTGAGTTCCAGGGCCCAGACATGTTGAGGCCATCCTGTCCGTCCTTTACTCTTCTTATCGCCCGCTGTCGAGGAGGATGACGATGAGGATGATGACGTTGTCTTTGGGATCTCCACCTGCGCACACATGACATTTGGTGTTAGTTATTTTACGCACGTTGATGCGTGTTTAAATCAACTTGATATGGGTTATACGACAGAAAACAGAGCTAAACAGCACCACGGAAATCGTTTTCGTTATATGTAGCCTATTGTCTTGAAACAAATTGGacaacattaacataaatattACCCAGCAAGCATCcctgcatatctgacaaaaataacaaagaaggtaagaaattaatcattcaattgaatagtttttagattttatataaagcatatttaaaaagaaataaataaaaagaaaaaagagaccCACAacagatgggtttgcctttttgaggacactataattattttggtttttattCATCTTTGAACATCTTAATCCCATGCAAGGGCCTGCTCTCTCTACAGGCCCCTCCAGCCCAAGGGCCCCACAGTTTTGCCCCTGGTTATACACCATGATagcctactttttttttttttttgagaacacAACATGAGTGCACCTATTGGATTTCATGTCGCCATATCTGTAGACTTCAGGGGGACGCAGGGGACACATCCGCCTCAATATTTAGACCAATAAAGAAATTGAAAGTAGCAGAAGacctttattttgacaaaatctAAGACACCAATTAACACCATAAattggcacagaaaaggcacaaactggtgccaaaaaattaaataaatagaataataataaaaaatcaccagaatgtaGGATAGTAAGAGTTTTCTTGCCGTGGACCCTCCTTACTCCCAGCCTTAAAACAAATCCTACacccatgtttgtgtgtgttgagtgtaATGATAttttatttgggacaggcccAATTTCATAAATGCTCCACATCAGTAATTTCTCTATGAGACTTATTACGATGCTGAAGAAtcacaatcatttttattgGCCAAGTACACAAGCGATCTGACTCGGGTTTTGCATCGCTCTCAGTGTATTTAGGCCTACAGATAACTGGACGTACCAGCTATGAGAACAAGTAGGCTATGTGAAAGAATAGGTGttcattattacatttacacagAGCAATAACATGTAAGTGTTTATAAGCTCCACACGTTCATATGGTCACCTGACCACCGGGTGCTCGGATAAAACACCTTATTTACTGAAGGATTTGACGTTGTAAAAAACAGGTTCAACTGTCCTTTAATGTTAAACACATGATCAAATTATTCTTATTGTTGTATGTAATTGTATTATattattctttttattgttaTCAGTTTTAATCTAGCAAAAGCTTTGAATCcatgattaaattaataaaaatattttaatatgttatatggtaaaaaaaaaaaaaaagcaatataataatattagtATTTATTGAGCGATGTGAGCTATGCatcttttaaacaaaacaaaacgtcgtccccatttaaaaacaaaacaaaacagcacaaaTACTCGCAAAAAACCCTGACTGTACACGtccgtaataataataataattatgataagGGCGTAGGTTTCCTTTCAATATTTGGGGAGGACACATATGAAGGGTTTGGGGCAAAATTTCTTGAGCGTCAAACACCCagtttcctgcattctggtgaatttttatgcaccaatttatgatttaaatgtctttaattttgtcaaaaataaaatgtatatgctactttaatatttttacggggggataaatgcacatgtaactACTGAAGGAGAAATCTACACCTTTAATCGAACTTGCTGATTTGAGTGAATTTAACGTGTGTTCTGTGCAAGAAAGCGGAAAACAACGAGACAATAGGATCAGTAGCAGGACCATAGGCCGACTTGGAAAATAGCAAATAGGCCAATAGAGAAATTAGAAGTATttgtatattaatatttaaaaaaaaagattcataatGACACTGTGTAACCTCAGCACACAGTGCAAATCATGAATGGACTTCGTGTCGTCACTGAGGCTCGTGTTTGATGACACAGTGACACCAACCTGCTGCAGTATCTTCCAACAATGTTTAATATAGTCATCCTGACTCAGTCCGTTTATTTGTGCTGAAGGACGGGATCTGCAGGATTTGCACCATCAGCCCAGACTCATCATTTTTCTCTTCATACTTCATAAAAATGTTGCACTGTCGCGTTGCTCCCAGCGAGCAGAGCCCACACCAATTGTGAAGCGGTGAACCACTGTTCACTCCGGTAAACACGCTGTAACCCACCAGCCAACATCCGCAAGAGcctgcatttaaaatctgaCTGCGACTTTGAAGCAGCGGCACGTGAGCAGGCCTCTTTCATTGTGCAGGGTGAGGAGCCACGGTGATCTCTGGAGATATGAGCGTTTATCAAACCGGACAGATCACCTGCATCAATAACTCATCACTCTGCAGAGAATATTCTGTTGCAATGAGAGTTTATTCTTCGATAGTTGCGCTGTTAAAACGCAGCATTTTCTTTGTATTACTTAAAGTAGCGTAAATGATTTTAACATTGTGTCCCCTCTGAGCATGCTGCGATATCAGCTTGTAAGTGGTCCTGCAACGAGCAATCTATATGAACAcattaaagagaaacaaagacagaaaaagacaagagtttattaaaaaaaagggcTCAACACTTTTATACTTGGTGCTGAAATACGCGTATAAAACATCAGTCAGTCTGCGTTAAGCTTTGAGTTCATGGTGACTCTCTGCGTgtggaagaaaaacagcaaatttgGACAAAATGGGCAtaaccaaaaaccaaaaaaaaagtggtccGGATTGGCAAACACACTGTTTGGGTCCAGGTGCGTTACCAAAGCCATAAGGTCCAATAAAATGCGAGTGTTACCAGCAGGACGTGTCTGTAATTACTGCTAACAGGAGGAGTCTGCGCGTAATGATATACACAACCATGCAGCAGACACCCAAACATGTTCATCCCCATTGTTTCTACTGGGTGCTCCTATAGTATAATGGTATATGGTGTATGGTGTATGCTACAGGCCGCAGCTGCCGTGACACTGCGATCTGCTCCTTGCTCAGaacaaaagtacaaaacaatGGTTTATACAAAAGGTAACACATTACAAATCGTAACGAGACaagggacaacaacaacaacaacaacaagactaAGAATGTGGATGAAATACTGACTGGACGTGTGAATAaggaattatttttattattaaaattataGCACACTGAGTTTATACTGGGCCTCCACTTTATGCTGTTGTTCCACGTCACTGTTATTAATTAGCAAATTATAATGTCAttataaaaacttttttcataATCATTTGAAAACATAAATGCTCATCTACTGTAATAAGGCATAACTactttttttacacatttgttTACACATTCAGATTATAAATTAATATAATGAACACACAATGTacttaatataataaataatgcCTCAGTACTTCAACTTAAACTGCACTAAATATTTAAGCAAGCTAACAGCCAGTAGATCTTTACATGTGATGTTTGTATTAACTTAATATGGGggttttgtcagtgttttattatttacacacaCCTAATTGAAGGATTTTTGGAGCttcttgcaaacacacactcatgacACTTGTTTCCAGCAGTCACTTGTCAAGACAGAAGTCAGGCTCTGTTAGTCTGCAGGCTACATGTCACTGAACGTGATACATATCACTGTCTCTAGTCAGGCTGCCGAAAGCACTAGCATGTAAATTTACAGCTCTCTGTATGCTGCACGTTTACTCTGTATCACTTACAGAACCACAATGCCACAGAGATAGAagtaaaaaaagtcaaataaatactagaataaaatgaaaaggtgTGCTGTGACTCATTCAGTAACATGCAGGCCTGTCACCAAGCACTGATGATTTTATAATGtcacataatgttatataaCACCTCTGTCTGATCCAGGATATGTTGACCTGGTTTCTTGTTCTGCTGTGgctctgatgtttttttttaattgtaactTTTACATGTTGTTGGTCTGCAATTTTGACAGGACAGGATATTCTTGTAAAGGAGAGGTTTGTTcctggtaaaataaaataaaataaaataaaacatttattcctAATCTATTTATCAGAAATAATTTCAGAAAATGATTGAAATTCACATTTGTCATCACTTTGCCGCTACACTGTGATAAGATAATGCAGTGAAAGCTTAAACTTAAAGATCATgcacatatttttaattttaaaaaatgtattttaagtgtaGCGTACAACAAGAAACTGATCAAACCGCTCTGTCTTGGTTAAAACCAAGCAGCGTCTTGTTCCTGCCTCTATCGATTTTGCACAAACTGGATCATTGGATTATCCCACTGTGGTACAACAACATCCACAGTGATGCGGCCTGAGTTAAGCTTTAATCagtgacacaaaacatacaacagtgtggatgaagaaaaaaatcttatGAATTGCAAAAGAATCTTAAAtctctcctgcacacacacacacacacacacacagacagtgtaaTATAAACTCAGGGTCCCTGAAATGACTGAGTTTATTACCTCAAGTCCCCCCTTATTTGCAAGCTTAGAGGTCATCCTCTTAAATACACTTTAAATTCACTTATGGGTTAACCGCTTAATCATTAATGTAAGAGCAGACTGAGCAACATTAAGTGCTTACTTAAGCTACACTCACTCGCTCACTCCTCTGATACAAGTTTCATCTTAATAAGAATTTATAggtttaaaacaaattaaaaaattcTGCTCATATATGTGATTTATCTGTAGTGTCCCTGTagcagggctgtgtgtgtgtgtgtgtttgagtttcaGGACAGAGTTGACATGAGTTATTAAGAGGACCACATCCTTCTATTAGTGATTGCAGTTTGAAATGTGAGGAAAAATTGCTTTCTGGCTTCAATTATGCAGCACACTTCCTATAGGCAGCACGCTAGGCAACAGACAGGAAATAATTATTCTGTTCGATTCTCCTCTAGTCTATTCTGACCTGCTCTGTGTGGACCAAACGGTCATGCATTGCTCATATCTGCACATAATTTCCATGCAGGGCTCAACTTGATGTAGAATAGGGTAGGATGTTATGATGAAGTTATGATGAAGCCATAAAGCGAGTTTTGTCAAAGCATAGAATCAATGATAGTAAATAAAAAGACTGTAAATTCCTACATCTAGCCATGTAACTCAAATATAAATGAAGTATTAATTCTACACTGGCTACTGTGTTTGAAAGAGCAAAGTTGGACTGGGGTTAAATCTCCTGCATGTTTCAAACAATAAACCCTGGCCTTGTAAAGCTGCAGCCATGGGATATGGGCCGTATATATATGCAGAgctggaaaccaaaatcatgtGGATAATATGTGCGGCTGTAAAGGACGAAACCATCAAAAAAAGTGTTGCTAGGAATAATAGTGGTGGGTCTACATGGCTGAACCTGGCCCCTCCTGGCTCCAAGCTGTCTGAGGATGGCAACCAATTTTCTGGCTCCACTGTTGATCACTTGGACTAAACCATTATTGTGTAAAAGCTTTTGCTTATATGCTTAAATGGGgaagtttttttcctctcctttggTAACCAGCCAAGTGTTTAGTATAAAAAAGGGGTAAACACACTtatattttactgtttactcTCTCTTTAGCAGTCACCCCATATGCTTCATTGGCTGTTTAAATTCCTCCCCCAAATAAATAGGGCTGAGATTACACTCcatttgtgtatatgtgtgcacaGGAAGAGTCTGAGCTGCTGTGCCTTTTTTTCACTCCTGATTTTTATGGCAGCTCTCTGACCTTCTCACTCAgttttaaacatgacaaaacattGTATGTAATGTCATGTTAGGATGGGATAGGAGATCTAAATGGTGTTTAGCAACAGTGATACCGCGTAATATAGTCCTATGGAGTCTCCATAGATGGCGGATGCAGCTATTGTGCATGATTATAAAACAATCACGTAAAAGGAAAGCAGTTTCATAATTTACACTTTGTCCTTTCTGCACGATTAATCTCACCTTTACATAGATTTCCGTCTCCATCTTCTCAATAAATGAAGCTATGGCCAATCAGCAAAATATCCGTGTCTCCAGCCGCGTAAACTTTATTTATCGTGCCATTTCTGTCATCGTGCAGAAATATTTATAACCCTGGGATCGCCTATCACAGGTCAAACCTGTCAAACATTGACATAACTACCCCGTCGAGTCAACACAACATTatccttttcaaaaataacctCGTTTGCACGTCACAATTGTAAGAGCAATGATGGCCGGTGACCCACGACCTTTAAAAAACAGCCGCGCAGGGTCCTCCATAAATCCAGCTGACACACAGCCTTTTACGCAAAGTATTGTATTTAAACAggactgtattttttttagaaaataattTATTCACGTCGCTTTTTCTATGTGCAGAGCAAAACTAGTATtgaatttgaataaataaaattgcacAAAGTGCGTTATGTGTGAAAACTGATCTGTTATCAAATGGCCTATATTTTGCAAATTCTATGTTACCATTACGCACGTTGATCTCACACcaaattgtattattttatggTCTTTTTTTCTCTAATGCGAGCGTGAATGGGAATGAGCAAATATTTATGTTACTCAGTTATGAATATACATTAACCCAATAGTGTGTTTCCTCTCGGACGCTGCCTTTTCCACTTCCAGTAGGACTAATGAAGAGAGAGTATTTACAGCACGTTCAACTGTGACCTTCAGTCATTTATCTTCGTGAGATGCACCAGAAATAATTCACTTTATGAACAGCAACAATATGTAAAATCTTCTTCCTGCAGAGTCTGTGAATTTAGGTCAAAACACGTCACGCCAGCCAAATTGTCATTagaataatattattttaaattattttttaaaggtggGTGCAGTTGCTGGTTTAATCCACTTGTTTAATTAAACTATCTGTGCTTATCTCTGCGTCACATTACGTCCCTAAAAGCTAGCTGCCTAGTTCTCTGAACTCTCAGCTGTTtgcttctttgttgtttttccattacTGGCCTGTCTGTGAAATGTGTCTGCTGCTCAGTAGCTTATGCAGCATATATACTAAATTCAAGACTTGGAGAAGGCCTGTAATTATAGAACCAAGGCAGGCCTGTTGCTTACTTACCCAAATCATAATTCATAAGTTATTTGTCAGTGAATTGTTGCCTGCTGGGAGTGTCAGGCTACACCGGTGTTTCTTTATTATATATAGGTTGTGGTTAAACCCAGAAAATATGAGGGTATGTCAGATTTAGTTGATCGGGTAGGCTGGTGTCTGATGAAATTAATTACTCTTATGTTATTAAAAAACCTTGAGTACAATTGGTGCCCTTATTTAGGTCCACAGGCTGTGTCACGGTGCATACGTGCTCTTAccgtctctctcttcctcctctcctcccgaGCCTCCGTTTTTTTCAGCTCGGCCTTGAAAGCCTGCGTGTCCCCGTGCTGTCCGTCCTTGTCCAGGATGTCCATCAGGTAGGAGATGTAGCTGGTGGCCAGCCGCAGCGTCTTAATCTTGGACAGCTTAGTGTCGGCCGGGACATTTGGGATACACTCCCTCAGCTCCGCAAAGGCCGAGTTGATGCTCTGGGTCCGCCGCCTCTCCTTACGGTTGGCCGTGGGTCTCCGCTTCACGGGCCGTGgatgtgtgtggtggtggtggtggtgcatACCGACCGTGGCTCCGTTCACCGAGATGGCGCTGGCCCCCGGGACCAAGCCGCCGGGTCCgtagtggtggtgatggtgatggtgcgGGTCCAGGCCGCCGGTGGACCCGCCGCCGCTGTTGCCATGGTACTCAGGGCTGTACCCGGGTGCGAGGCTGTACTCGGTTGGACTCATATCCGCGTGGCTTATCAGCCAGCTCGTGAAGTACGGAGGAGCCCCGGTGTCCTCGTGACACCGACCGGCCGCTGCATGCAAGGAATAGTGGTGGCTGTCGTGGTGGTGCATGACCGGGTGGTGAGGGAAGCCCGACACAAGACTCATAgtggcacacacaaacacgcactcACGCGCGCGcgtacacacactctctctctcatgcacGCCGTTCCAACACGCACGCACGCAGGTCCCTCTCGGATGCTGCAGCAGTGAGCTCGCCTTCGCTGCTTATCGGTTGTCCGGAGCAGATGTTTGCATCTTCAATAACCTACCCAGCGGCTCCCGACGGAAACAGCCCGCCCGCTCCCACCCTGACGGCCGGTCCTCCGTGCAACAGTAGGCTAGACCCGGGATAGTCCTGTCTTATGTGGCCCAGTAGGCCGCTCAGCTCAGTCCAaacaactcctcctcctctaagACATtgttcctctccctcttcctctagTTATAAAGTCACAGCAGCGTCtatccctcctcttcttccttcaGAAACTCTCTCACAGTGCGCAGCTtattcctccttcctctctcatCTCATCCTCCTCTGTGCGCCAGTCAGCAGCTGTCAGCCTCAGAGCCGTTTGGCAAGGCAGGACCAGTCTGGACAGGCACTGGGTCACTACTGTCTAGTTGATAGCCTACTGAGCTGTGGTAAAGCCAGCTTGTCTGtatgagaaggagagagggagagtctCTGATTTACTACGTCATCTTTACTACCGGGGAGGAGAAACTGACTTCATAGCATTTGTCAACCAATGGCGAGCCCCCGCCCCCTCCTCTGGCCCCGTCTGCAGGGTCTGTTTACTTCTCTTTAATGTCAATGGGCCTGCTAAGTAGACCTGCTGGCTCTCTCGCACGCGCGCGCGCGTACACACGCAGGGGCCACGCGCACGCGTATGCACAACAACAATTAGCCTGCAAGGTCAAGAATAAAGTGAAATGGTCCTGGTCTTCTTTCTTGCATTTAAAGTTTACGCATAAGGGAGCCAGTAGCCTATCACAACACGGTCAGTAATATGAGCAGGgctatttatgtttttgtattttgtgtattGTTGCCTATATTAAGATGCTTTAAATTGTGTATTTGCAGAATCCAGGATACAAAGGAGGTGTCTGGGAATACATTTCCTCAATGCTTTTGATTTGCAGCTGGTGCGTCCTGCAACTCCGCATGTTCTCAGTATTGATCAGGCAGTAGATCATATCTGTTATCCATGCGTGCtatctgttcttcttcttcttaatcTTATTAAATGTTTCTTTCTATCATGCAGcaattttttttggggggggggggctggaatCCTGTTTGGTTTAGCCCGTGCTAGCAGAGCTAATGAAGGAACCACTGGTCCATATATTTCCAGCTGACATGATGTCAAATAGTCACAGCGTGAAGGCCACAGAAACAGACACGAGCCAGTCCTGCGCTTGTGCAATGCATGTCAGTCTTCTGGACTTAAatcaatacttttattttatgtgtgtgtgtgtgtgtgtgtgtgtgtgtgtgtgtgtgtgtcccactcACAGTTGGCTCTAATTTCAAATGTTCACTgataatcacataaaaatgtcacaaatgtgaaaaatggcgatactgttttcatttttctggtATGAGAATGAAAAAGTCACAGTCATTTAGGCTATTTGATCCCAACCATTTCCTCGCGGTGTGTTATATATTTGCATATAAAGCCATATTGTTATGTAGCCTATTTTATACGtgtgtaattacatttttttttagggcTTTGATTACAGTAAATTATTGTATAATTTGCCTCAAAGTCAAGAGGTAAAAGAAACACTAACTTACATGAGATTTTTTTGACAACGTAACGTGtagtattttacatttaaactgaCCTTTGTAGCCCTTGAATTATTCTCAAAAAGATCCAAAACAACTGAGAGACCACAATAAAGTTGGGAAAGGTTTGACTGCAGACGCATCCCGAAATAACGTCAAGCTTCATGCGTCCAAATACGAGATAAGATACCTTAAACGTATAAtaaaaatactactactactactactaataataataataataacaataataataatatacattggtgatttatttaaaactttaagaaatattaaaacactGTTGATGTAAACCAGCTCTGTGACATATTTACTGTCTGGCACATAGGCGTAGTTACATCACGGTAAGTTGCAGTTTAGCTTTAGGTTAATGAGAAAACTTAAAATCCATCATTTGATGAAAATGAGCACCAGTAAGATGCCAGGGCCGGTCCCGAGCTGACACTGTGACCGACCTCCTGACCGCTTCCCTCGGCTTCCTCAGGAACAAAAGCCCGCTGCATCTCCGGAGCTGTAAAACCTTGAATTTACCGCTGTGACCATGTTACAGAGCCCGTGATGGTTTCCTTTTTGTTTCGCCACAAGTTGCGACCTAAACGACCAAGGCTATTCTTTACTCTTTTTATTCTATTATAGCAGATTATACTCATGAGCTCTCATATCCAACTTATTTAAAAACATGCAGCGTAAGATCTTCATCCAACATGAATTAATATGATATTTCAGGCTCAAATATTTGCAGATCTAGTTTCTACACGTTCACTTCAGCTCAGacagtgagggagggagagagcaggAATCAAATGGCAATTTACCAGATCTAACCCAGAACTGTGGTTGTATATAA
The window above is part of the Epinephelus moara isolate mb chromosome 5, YSFRI_EMoa_1.0, whole genome shotgun sequence genome. Proteins encoded here:
- the hand2 gene encoding heart- and neural crest derivatives-expressed protein 2, whose product is MSLVSGFPHHPVMHHHDSHHYSLHAAAGRCHEDTGAPPYFTSWLISHADMSPTEYSLAPGYSPEYHGNSGGGSTGGLDPHHHHHHHYGPGGLVPGASAISVNGATVGMHHHHHHTHPRPVKRRPTANRKERRRTQSINSAFAELRECIPNVPADTKLSKIKTLRLATSYISYLMDILDKDGQHGDTQAFKAELKKTEAREERRKRETVEIPKTTSSSSSSSSSTAGDKKSKGRTGWPQHVWALELKQ